The following are encoded together in the Ovis aries strain OAR_USU_Benz2616 breed Rambouillet chromosome X, ARS-UI_Ramb_v3.0, whole genome shotgun sequence genome:
- the LOC114111425 gene encoding LOW QUALITY PROTEIN: melanoma-associated antigen B5-like (The sequence of the model RefSeq protein was modified relative to this genomic sequence to represent the inferred CDS: inserted 1 base in 1 codon), which yields MPRSKKSKARGGDKCPQAQGQTQSCGGAQAIAAAEEETTTSSLQCEDTTQSLPGAESCSTSQEPQRIPTIAAAAVFSYTRSSEAFDGQYKYRALAYEVPPFTETPGTDCLTRKASLLEQFLLYKYKMKQLMMKEDMLKIIHQSHHDRFAEILKRASERIELVFAVELKEVDSVVPCYNLVSKLKLPNNGRVRGGRGLPKTGLLMNLLGMIFLKGNCAAEEDIWKYLGTMRVYAGRKHLIYGEPRKLITKDLVRLKYLEYRQVANSDPPRYEFLWGPKAHLETSKMKVLEFLAKVNDAVPSDFPXYYEEALRDEEEKAQGMHAARPDTTVKVSTPPRDMLNIIIPPVRKYVKFYPQTGKYNITIGIIFLEM from the exons ATGCCTCGAAGTAAGAAGAGTAAGGCCCGTGGTGGTGATAAATGCCCTCAAGCCCAAGGCCAGACCCAGAGTTGTGGGGGTGCTCAGGccatagcagcagcagaagaggagACGACTACCTCCTCTCTTCAGTGTGAAGATACTACCCAGAGTCTGCCTGGTGCTGAGTCATGTAGCACTTCGCAGGAGCCTCAAAGAATACCAACCATTGCCGCTGCTGCAGTCTTTTCTTACACTAGATCTAGTGAAGCATTCGATGGCCAATATAAGTATAGGGCACTTGCCTATGAGGTCCCACCCTTCACTGAGACCCCAGGAACTGACTGTTTAACCAGGAAAGCTAGCTTGTTGGAGCAGTTCCTTCTGTacaagtataaaatgaagcagctCATGATGAAGGAAGACATGCTGAAGATTATCCACCAAAGCCACCATGACCGATTTGCCGAGATTCTCAAGAGAGCCTCTGAGCGCATTGAGCTAGTCTTTGCGGTAGAGCTGAAGGAAGTCGACTCAGTTGTTCCCTGCTATAATCTGGTCAGCAAATTGAAACTCCCCAACAATGGGAGGGTGCGTGGCGGAAGGGGTTtacccaagactggtctcctgATGAATCTCCTGGGTATGATCTTCCTGAAGGGCAACTGTGCCGCTGAGGAAGACATCTGGAAATACCTGGGCACGATGCGAGTATATGCTGGAAGAAAGCACCTTATCTATGGAGAGCCCAGAAAGCTCATCACCAAAGATTTAGTGAGGCTGAAGTATCTGGAGTACCGCCAGGTTGCCAACAGTGATCCTCCACGTTATGAGTTTCTCTGGGGCCCAAAAGCACATCTTGAAACCAGCAAGATGAAAGTCCTGGAATTTTTGGCAAAGGTCAATGATGCTGTTCCCAGTGACTTCC CTTATTATGAAGAAGCTTTGCGAGATGAAGAAGAGAAAGCCCAAGGCATGCATGCAGCCAGGCCTGACACTACTGTCAAAGTCAGTACACCTCCCAGGGACATGCTCAATATTATCATCCCACCCGTCAGGAAGTATGTGAAGTTTTACCCCCAGACAGGAAAATATAACATCACAATAGGGATTATATTCTTGGAAATGTGA